In a single window of the Flavobacterium sp. W4I14 genome:
- a CDS encoding hypothetical protein (product_source=Hypo-rule applied; cath_funfam=1.10.287.110; cleavage_site_network=SignalP-noTM; pfam=PF06439): MKLKSIYLAVLFLSLTILNANAQKGWINLFNGKDLRDWNIKIAKHDYKENYANTFRVENGVMKVSYDGYKEFDQQYGHIFYKKPFSAYLLKVTYRFVGDQAKGGEGWATRNSGAMLHCQDPATMLKDQDFPISIEGQILGGDGEHERHTSNVCTPGTLINYNGKLFTPHCLDSKSKTYAGDQWVTAEFLVLGDSVIKHIIAGEVVLEYTKPQIGGGNVSNFDPKVKIDGKALTSGYISLQSESHPIEFKTVQLYDLEAYMKDKAKLDKVLAKILKE, from the coding sequence GCTCAGAAAGGCTGGATCAATCTCTTTAATGGAAAAGATTTAAGAGATTGGAACATTAAAATCGCCAAACACGACTATAAAGAAAATTATGCCAATACTTTTCGTGTAGAAAATGGCGTAATGAAGGTGAGTTATGATGGATACAAAGAATTTGACCAACAATACGGACATATTTTCTACAAAAAACCTTTTTCGGCCTATCTTTTAAAAGTAACCTACCGCTTTGTTGGCGATCAGGCTAAAGGTGGTGAAGGCTGGGCGACCAGAAACAGTGGTGCAATGTTACATTGTCAGGATCCGGCAACGATGTTGAAAGATCAGGATTTCCCGATTTCCATTGAAGGACAGATCCTGGGTGGTGATGGAGAGCATGAACGTCACACCAGCAACGTATGTACCCCAGGCACATTAATTAACTATAATGGCAAATTATTTACACCACACTGCTTAGATTCGAAATCGAAAACTTATGCTGGCGACCAATGGGTAACGGCAGAATTTTTAGTATTAGGCGATTCGGTTATCAAACATATTATTGCTGGCGAAGTGGTTTTAGAATATACCAAACCTCAAATTGGTGGTGGCAATGTTTCTAATTTCGATCCAAAAGTTAAAATAGATGGCAAAGCATTAACATCAGGATATATTTCTTTACAGAGCGAAAGCCACCCGATAGAATTTAAAACCGTGCAACTTTACGATTTGGAAGCATACATGAAAGATAAAGCAAAACTGGATAAGGTATTGGCTAAAATATTAAAAGAGTAA